A genomic window from Plodia interpunctella isolate USDA-ARS_2022_Savannah chromosome 29, ilPloInte3.2, whole genome shotgun sequence includes:
- the LOC128681978 gene encoding ubiquitin-related modifier 1-like has protein sequence MAELKINLRFGGGAELLFDRIKRRDVELPPLRKYYPGSKQESWRIRELLMWIKDNLLRERPELFLQGDSVRPGILVLINDADWELHDELDYEIQAGDTITFISTLHGG, from the exons ATGGCGGAACTAAAGATAAATCTCCGCTTTGGTGGAGGCGCTGAGCTGCTTTTCGACAGAATAAAAAGGCGGGATGTAGAACTGCCTCCTCTAAGGAAATATTACCCAGGCTCAAAGCAAGAATCCTGGAGGATACGGGAACTGTTGATGTGGATCAAGGACAACCTGCTGAGAGAGAGACCAGAGCTGTTTTTACAG gGTGACTCCGTCAGGCCAGGTATCCTTGTGTTGATAAACGATGCGGACTGGGAGCTACACGACGAGCTGGACTACGAGATACAAGCAGGAGACACCATTACGTTCATATCTACATTGCATGGtggttga